Proteins encoded together in one Pseudomonas sp. TCU-HL1 window:
- a CDS encoding OmpW/AlkL family protein, whose protein sequence is MRKHLFTASLLALAVASPLAQAHQAGDILIRAGAITVNPDADSSSVKVDRGALAGADLGGKATMDSDTQLGLNFAYMLTDHLGLELLAATPFEHEVKLKGTALDAANGRLGSLKHLPPTLSLVYYPLDSKSAFQPYLGAGINYTWIFDEHVGSGATAAGFDNFRAKNSWGMAWQVGADYMLTDHVMVNAQVRYIDIDTRAYVDNTALGVRANVDVDVDPWVYMVGLGYKF, encoded by the coding sequence ATGCGCAAGCATCTTTTCACCGCATCCCTGCTCGCTCTTGCCGTCGCCTCGCCCCTGGCCCAGGCGCACCAGGCGGGTGACATCCTGATTCGCGCAGGTGCCATCACGGTCAACCCGGACGCCGACAGCTCCAGTGTCAAGGTCGACCGCGGCGCCCTCGCCGGTGCCGATCTCGGCGGCAAGGCCACCATGGACAGCGACACCCAGTTGGGGCTGAACTTCGCCTATATGCTCACCGACCACCTGGGTCTGGAACTGCTCGCCGCCACCCCCTTCGAGCATGAAGTGAAACTCAAGGGCACCGCCCTCGACGCCGCCAATGGCAGACTCGGCTCCCTCAAGCACCTGCCGCCGACCCTCAGCCTCGTGTACTACCCGCTGGATTCCAAGTCAGCCTTCCAGCCCTACCTGGGCGCCGGCATCAACTACACCTGGATCTTCGATGAGCACGTAGGCAGCGGCGCGACCGCAGCCGGCTTCGACAATTTCCGCGCCAAGAACTCCTGGGGCATGGCCTGGCAGGTCGGCGCCGACTACATGCTGACCGATCACGTAATGGTCAACGCCCAGGTCCGCTACATCGACATCGATACCCGTGCGTACGTCGACAACACCGCCCTCGGCGTGCGTGCCAACGTCGACGTGGACGTCGACCCCTGGGTCTACATGGTCGGCCTCGGCTACAAGTTCTAA
- a CDS encoding DUF3299 domain-containing protein produces the protein MTRILLALLLTLSSPLWAGEARELTWAEMIPEGAPPPAPPAPIHDLSQLSDALNAEAGPAASQQSPAAPVVKALDGQEVKLPGYIVPLDVTEEGRVTEFLLVPYFGACIHVPPPPSNQIVHVKSELGVLMDALYQPFWIEGPLQVKASSSELAEAGYQMDASKIYPYESPGS, from the coding sequence ATGACGCGCATCCTGCTGGCCCTGTTGCTGACCCTTTCCTCCCCGCTCTGGGCCGGCGAGGCACGCGAGCTGACCTGGGCCGAGATGATCCCCGAAGGCGCCCCGCCTCCCGCGCCACCGGCCCCCATCCACGACCTCTCGCAGCTCTCCGACGCGCTCAACGCCGAAGCCGGCCCGGCCGCCAGCCAGCAATCGCCAGCGGCCCCGGTGGTCAAGGCGCTGGATGGCCAGGAGGTGAAGCTGCCGGGTTATATCGTGCCGCTGGATGTGACCGAAGAAGGCCGTGTCACCGAGTTCCTCCTGGTTCCCTACTTCGGCGCCTGCATCCATGTGCCGCCACCGCCGTCGAACCAGATCGTCCATGTGAAGAGTGAGCTGGGCGTGCTGATGGACGCCCTCTACCAACCGTTCTGGATCGAAGGCCCGTTGCAGGTGAAGGCCAGCAGCAGCGAGCTGGCCGAAGCCGGTTACCAGATGGATGCGAGCAAGATCTATCCGTACGAATCCCCCGGCAGCTGA
- a CDS encoding ABC transporter permease: MYLLRLALASLANRRFTALLTVFAIALSVCLLLAVERVRTEARASFASTISGTDLIVGARSGSVNLLLYSVFRIGNATNNIRWDSFETIAQDKRVKWAIPLSLGDSHRGYRVMGTSAAYFEHYRYGRGQPLQLAEGKPFADMFEVVLGAEVAEALHYRLGDELVLAHGVSTVSLVQHDDKPFTVVGILARTGTPVDRTLHISLAGMEALHVDWQNGVPARGAGKVSVDQARAMDLQPRAITAFMLGLNSKIATFALQRQINEYRGEPLLAILPGVALQELWSLMGTAEKALFVVSLFVVLTGLIGMLTAILTSLNERRREMAILRSVGARPWHVGSLLVLEAFALALAGAVLGVGLLYLGIGLGQGYVQASYGLYLPLTLPSPYEWTLLGAILAAALLMGVVPAWRAYRQSLADGLSIRL; encoded by the coding sequence ATGTATCTGCTGCGCCTGGCCCTGGCCAGTCTCGCCAACCGCCGTTTCACTGCGCTGCTGACGGTCTTCGCCATCGCGCTCTCGGTCTGCCTGCTGCTGGCGGTGGAGCGGGTGCGAACCGAGGCGCGCGCCAGCTTCGCCAGCACCATCAGCGGCACCGACCTGATCGTCGGCGCCCGCTCCGGCTCGGTGAACCTCCTGCTCTACTCGGTGTTCCGCATCGGCAACGCCACCAACAACATCCGCTGGGACAGCTTCGAAACCATCGCCCAGGACAAACGGGTGAAATGGGCCATCCCTCTGTCCCTCGGCGACTCCCACCGGGGCTACCGGGTGATGGGCACCAGCGCGGCCTACTTCGAGCATTACCGCTACGGCCGTGGCCAACCGCTGCAACTGGCCGAAGGCAAGCCCTTCGCCGACATGTTCGAGGTGGTCCTGGGCGCCGAGGTGGCCGAAGCCCTGCACTACAGGCTGGGGGACGAACTGGTACTGGCCCACGGCGTCAGCACCGTCAGCCTGGTACAGCACGACGACAAGCCCTTCACCGTCGTCGGCATCCTCGCACGCACCGGTACGCCGGTGGACCGCACCCTGCACATTTCCCTGGCCGGCATGGAAGCCCTGCACGTGGACTGGCAGAACGGTGTGCCCGCCCGCGGCGCCGGCAAGGTCAGCGTCGACCAGGCACGCGCCATGGACCTGCAGCCCAGGGCCATCACCGCCTTCATGCTCGGCCTGAACAGCAAGATCGCCACCTTCGCCCTGCAACGGCAGATCAACGAATACCGGGGCGAGCCACTGCTGGCAATCCTTCCCGGCGTGGCGTTGCAGGAGCTCTGGAGCCTGATGGGCACGGCGGAGAAGGCGCTGTTCGTGGTCTCGCTGTTCGTGGTGCTGACCGGGTTGATCGGCATGCTCACGGCCATCCTCACCAGCCTCAATGAGCGACGCCGCGAAATGGCCATCCTCCGCTCGGTGGGCGCGCGCCCCTGGCATGTGGGCAGCCTGCTGGTGCTGGAGGCGTTCGCCCTGGCCCTGGCCGGCGCGGTGCTGGGCGTGGGGCTGCTGTACCTGGGCATCGGCCTCGGTCAGGGCTATGTGCAGGCCAGCTACGGCCTCTACCTGCCGCTTACCCTGCCCAGCCCCTATGAGTGGACGCTGCTCGGCGCTATTCTGGCCGCCGCCCTGTTGATGGGCGTGGTGCCAGCCTGGCGTGCCTACCGGCAGTCGCTGGCCGACGGTCTGTCCATTCGCCTGTGA
- a CDS encoding ABC transporter ATP-binding protein, translating into MSQTLIELQGLGFAWPGHPELLDIPEFSLKRGESLFLKGPSGSGKTTLLGLLGGVQKPGRGSIHLLGQDLARLSASARDHFRVDHTGYIFQQFNLLPFLSVRENVELPCRFSRLRAKRARQRHGSVDQAAATLLRHLGLKEELLQRRADALSIGQQQRVAAARALIGQPELVIADEPTSALDADAREAFLKLLFAECDEAGASLLFVSHDQSLAPLFDRSLSLADLNHAARLEED; encoded by the coding sequence ATGAGCCAGACACTAATCGAACTCCAGGGGCTGGGCTTTGCCTGGCCCGGCCATCCGGAATTGCTCGATATCCCCGAGTTTTCCCTGAAACGCGGCGAAAGCCTCTTCCTCAAGGGCCCCAGCGGCAGCGGCAAGACCACCTTGCTCGGACTGCTCGGCGGCGTGCAGAAACCCGGCCGGGGCAGCATCCACCTGCTCGGTCAGGACCTCGCCAGACTCTCCGCCAGTGCCCGCGACCACTTCCGTGTCGACCACACCGGCTACATCTTCCAGCAGTTCAACCTGCTGCCGTTCCTCTCGGTGCGCGAAAACGTCGAACTGCCCTGCCGCTTCTCACGCCTGCGCGCCAAACGCGCGCGCCAGCGCCATGGGAGCGTCGACCAGGCTGCCGCCACACTGTTGCGTCACCTCGGCCTGAAAGAAGAGTTGCTGCAACGCCGCGCCGATGCACTTTCGATCGGCCAGCAGCAGCGAGTGGCCGCCGCCCGCGCCCTGATCGGCCAGCCGGAACTGGTGATCGCCGACGAGCCCACCTCGGCCCTGGATGCCGATGCCCGCGAGGCCTTCCTCAAGCTGCTCTTCGCCGAATGCGACGAAGCCGGTGCCAGCCTGTTGTTCGTCAGCCACGACCAGAGCCTGGCGCCGCTGTTCGATCGCAGCCTGTCCCTGGCGGACCTGAACCACGCTGCGCGCCTCGAGGAGGATTGA
- a CDS encoding DUF2796 domain-containing protein, with protein MRRLLLALPFALLPLATVQANEHEHDHDHGSLDAHEHGVAQLNVALDGKSLELELESPAMNLVGFEHAARSDADKAKIAAARAGLEKPMALFALPAEAGCKVTDQEIESPLFGEQSRADEHAKGHDNEHSEVHAHYQLECASPEALKVLDLGPLFKHFPATRKIQVQLIGPQGQQGAELSAANATLNF; from the coding sequence ATGCGTCGCCTGCTGCTTGCACTGCCTTTCGCCCTGCTGCCATTGGCTACTGTCCAGGCCAATGAGCACGAACATGATCACGACCACGGCAGCCTGGATGCCCACGAGCACGGCGTGGCGCAACTGAACGTCGCACTGGATGGCAAGAGCCTCGAGTTGGAGCTGGAAAGCCCGGCCATGAACCTGGTGGGTTTCGAACACGCGGCCCGGAGTGATGCCGACAAGGCCAAGATCGCAGCCGCACGCGCCGGCCTGGAAAAACCCATGGCGCTGTTCGCCCTCCCCGCAGAGGCGGGTTGCAAGGTAACGGACCAGGAGATCGAAAGTCCGCTGTTCGGCGAACAGAGTCGCGCCGATGAACATGCCAAGGGCCACGACAACGAGCACAGCGAAGTCCATGCCCACTACCAACTCGAATGCGCCAGCCCCGAGGCGCTGAAGGTCCTGGACCTTGGGCCGCTGTTCAAGCACTTCCCCGCCACCCGGAAAATTCAGGTACAACTGATCGGCCCGCAGGGCCAGCAAGGCGCGGAACTGAGCGCCGCCAACGCCACCCTGAACTTCTAA
- the trxA gene encoding thioredoxin, whose product MSDIPYIFDTTGADFDQAVIQNSFHKPVLVDFWADWCAPCKALMPLLAQITESYQGELLLAKVNCDIEQDIVMRFGIRSLPTVVLFKDGQPVDGFAGAQPESAIRAMLEPHVQLPATPQGNLLDAAQAAFAEGRISEAENLLKQLLTEDNTNAAGLILYARCLAERGELSEAETVLNAVKSDEHKQALAGARAQLTFLRQAADLPEVADLKSRLALDAGDDEAVYQLAIQQLSRQQYEPALDGLLKLFVRNRSYCEGLPHKTLLQVFDLLGSDHPLVGTYRRKLYNAIY is encoded by the coding sequence ATGAGCGACATTCCCTACATCTTCGATACCACCGGCGCCGACTTCGACCAGGCGGTGATCCAGAACTCGTTCCACAAGCCGGTGCTGGTGGACTTCTGGGCCGACTGGTGCGCGCCCTGCAAGGCCCTGATGCCGCTGCTGGCGCAGATCACCGAGTCCTACCAGGGCGAGCTGCTGCTGGCCAAGGTCAACTGTGATATCGAGCAGGACATCGTCATGCGCTTCGGTATTCGCAGCCTGCCTACCGTAGTGCTGTTCAAGGACGGCCAGCCGGTTGATGGCTTCGCCGGCGCGCAACCCGAGTCGGCCATCCGCGCCATGCTCGAGCCCCATGTACAACTGCCGGCGACGCCCCAGGGCAACCTGCTGGACGCGGCCCAGGCCGCCTTTGCCGAAGGCCGTATCAGCGAAGCGGAAAACCTGCTCAAGCAACTGTTGACGGAAGACAACACCAACGCCGCGGGGCTGATCCTCTATGCCCGTTGCCTGGCCGAACGCGGTGAGCTGAGCGAAGCCGAGACCGTGCTCAACGCCGTAAAGAGCGACGAACACAAACAGGCCCTGGCCGGTGCCCGCGCGCAATTGACCTTCCTCCGCCAGGCCGCTGACCTGCCCGAAGTCGCCGACCTGAAATCGCGCCTGGCGCTGGACGCCGGTGATGACGAAGCGGTCTACCAACTGGCCATCCAGCAGCTTTCCCGCCAGCAGTACGAGCCGGCGCTGGACGGCCTGCTCAAGCTCTTCGTGCGTAATCGCAGCTATTGCGAAGGCCTGCCCCACAAGACCCTGCTGCAAGTGTTCGATCTGCTGGGCAGCGACCACCCGCTGGTCGGCACCTATCGGCGCAAGCTGTACAACGCCATCTACTGA
- a CDS encoding IS110 family transposase, translating into MRTAYVEQHSANEPVLAVALELARASWKVALSDARRAPRLKTVDAPQPLARLEQVVQTIAETRALWALPASARVVVVYEAGQDGFWLQRALQARALEVLVIDPASLLMARRRRLAKTDRLDALRLVEALLAWLRGEQRRFQVVCPPSVEDEDRRHWGRERQQLQRELQQHRNRIEKLLATVGCWTRLDRAGRQQLAEGTLQDWAGQALGAALQARLQRELQRWQEARTQLRRLEHEHAQRFGTRQAEQVARLSQLRGIGTVGARQLVLELFWRQFRNRRQLGACVGLVPSPYDSGTLRVDQGISKQGNPRVRALLVEQAWLWLHYQPNSALSHWFAKKAGGDCRRSRRVAIVALARRLVIALWRYLERGELPAGATLKAVP; encoded by the coding sequence ATGCGAACGGCCTACGTTGAACAGCATAGTGCGAACGAACCGGTCTTGGCAGTGGCGCTGGAGTTGGCCAGGGCCAGTTGGAAAGTGGCGCTGAGTGATGCCCGGCGCGCCCCCCGGCTGAAGACAGTCGACGCACCGCAACCCCTGGCGCGCCTGGAGCAGGTGGTGCAAACGATCGCGGAGACGCGCGCGCTCTGGGCGTTGCCAGCGTCCGCCAGAGTGGTCGTGGTGTATGAAGCGGGCCAGGATGGCTTCTGGCTACAGCGCGCCTTGCAGGCGCGTGCGCTGGAGGTCCTGGTGATCGATCCAGCGAGCCTGCTGATGGCGCGGCGGAGGCGTCTGGCCAAGACTGACCGGCTGGACGCCTTGCGCCTGGTGGAGGCCCTGCTGGCCTGGCTGCGTGGCGAGCAGCGGCGTTTTCAGGTGGTGTGCCCGCCCAGCGTCGAGGACGAGGATCGCCGGCACTGGGGGCGCGAGCGCCAGCAGTTGCAGCGCGAGCTGCAGCAGCACCGCAACCGGATCGAGAAGCTGCTGGCGACGGTGGGCTGCTGGACCCGGCTGGATCGTGCCGGCCGCCAACAACTGGCCGAGGGCACGCTGCAGGACTGGGCTGGCCAGGCGCTGGGGGCGGCGCTGCAGGCCCGCCTGCAGCGGGAGCTGCAACGCTGGCAGGAGGCCCGGACCCAGCTGCGGCGGCTGGAGCACGAACACGCGCAGCGCTTCGGCACCCGCCAGGCCGAACAAGTGGCGCGACTGAGCCAGTTGCGCGGCATCGGCACCGTCGGCGCCCGGCAACTGGTACTCGAGCTGTTCTGGCGGCAGTTTCGCAACCGCCGTCAGTTGGGGGCCTGCGTTGGCCTGGTGCCCTCGCCCTACGACAGCGGCACGCTGCGGGTCGACCAGGGCATCAGCAAGCAGGGTAATCCCCGGGTCCGCGCGCTGCTGGTCGAACAGGCCTGGCTATGGCTGCACTACCAGCCGAACAGCGCCCTCAGCCACTGGTTCGCCAAGAAGGCCGGCGGTGATTGCCGTCGCAGTCGACGGGTAGCGATCGTGGCCCTGGCGCGACGCCTGGTGATCGCCTTGTGGCGCTACCTGGAGCGCGGTGAGCTGCCGGCGGGTGCAACACTGAAAGCCGTGCCCTGA
- a CDS encoding class I SAM-dependent methyltransferase, producing the protein MTVAQSLQQALTRLLGDASLSAETLPGTDLKLWLIDANNMDRAFSPEETRRILEEPPYWCFCWASGLALARWLAEKPEWVAGKRVLDFGAGSGVAAIAAAKAGAAEVVACDLDPLALDACRANAELNGVALSYSADFFQEEDRFDLIIVADVLYDRANLPLLNHFLTRGRQALVADSRVRDFQHPLYTRLAILDACTWPDLAEPAEFRNVSLYHAIR; encoded by the coding sequence ATGACCGTGGCGCAATCCCTGCAGCAGGCACTGACCCGCTTGCTGGGCGACGCCAGCCTCAGCGCGGAAACCCTGCCCGGCACCGACCTCAAGCTCTGGCTGATCGACGCCAACAATATGGACCGGGCCTTCAGCCCCGAAGAAACCCGACGCATCCTCGAAGAGCCACCCTACTGGTGCTTCTGCTGGGCCAGCGGCCTGGCCCTGGCGCGCTGGCTGGCCGAGAAGCCGGAATGGGTCGCCGGCAAGCGCGTGCTGGATTTCGGGGCCGGCTCGGGGGTCGCCGCCATTGCCGCGGCCAAGGCCGGGGCCGCCGAAGTGGTGGCCTGCGATCTCGACCCGCTGGCCCTGGACGCCTGCCGCGCCAACGCAGAACTGAACGGGGTGGCGCTGAGCTACTCTGCGGACTTCTTCCAGGAGGAGGACCGTTTCGACCTGATCATAGTCGCCGACGTGCTCTACGACCGCGCCAACCTGCCGCTGCTCAACCACTTCCTCACCCGTGGCCGCCAGGCCCTGGTAGCCGACTCGCGGGTTCGCGACTTCCAGCACCCGCTCTACACCCGCCTGGCGATTCTGGACGCCTGCACCTGGCCAGACCTGGCCGAGCCGGCGGAATTCCGCAACGTGAGCCTGTATCACGCGATTCGGTGA
- a CDS encoding YbaY family lipoprotein, whose protein sequence is MRPLIPLLLAALLVACASEEPAPELPTPAPQSRVEATPAHLRELSGVLQAPPAGSEVELALMSIDERNRPQRLLGSLVLNGNGGPLPFRLLFNPEAFPRGERVELRGRASLSGQLILKLQPRLILQPESQSLGPLQMVPAP, encoded by the coding sequence ATGCGCCCACTCATTCCCCTGCTCCTCGCCGCCCTGCTCGTGGCCTGTGCCAGCGAAGAGCCCGCCCCGGAACTGCCCACCCCGGCACCGCAATCCCGGGTGGAAGCCACGCCCGCGCACCTGCGCGAACTCAGCGGCGTGCTGCAAGCCCCGCCCGCCGGCAGCGAGGTGGAACTCGCGTTGATGTCGATCGACGAGCGCAACCGCCCGCAGCGCTTGCTGGGCAGCCTGGTGCTTAACGGCAACGGCGGCCCGCTGCCCTTTCGCCTGCTGTTCAACCCGGAAGCCTTTCCCCGTGGCGAGCGCGTGGAGCTACGCGGACGCGCGAGCCTCTCGGGACAGCTGATTCTGAAGCTGCAGCCGCGCCTCATCCTGCAACCTGAAAGCCAGTCCCTCGGCCCCCTGCAAATGGTCCCGGCGCCATGA
- the nrdR gene encoding transcriptional regulator NrdR, whose protein sequence is MHCPFCGAHDTKVIDSRLVAEGDQVRRRRECLACEERFTTFETAELVMPRLIKQDGSRQPFDEDKLRAGMQRALEKRPVSVERLEAAIAHIKHKLRATGEREVKSRVLGELVMLELQKLDEVAYIRFASVYRRFQDLNEFREEIERLAREPSKD, encoded by the coding sequence ATGCACTGTCCCTTCTGCGGCGCCCACGACACCAAGGTCATTGATTCGCGGCTGGTCGCCGAGGGCGACCAGGTGCGCCGCCGCCGCGAGTGCCTGGCTTGCGAAGAGCGTTTCACCACCTTCGAGACCGCCGAGCTGGTGATGCCCCGGCTGATCAAGCAGGACGGCAGCCGCCAGCCCTTCGACGAAGACAAGCTGCGGGCCGGCATGCAGCGCGCGCTGGAGAAGCGCCCGGTGAGCGTCGAGCGCCTCGAAGCTGCCATCGCCCATATCAAGCACAAGCTGCGCGCCACTGGTGAGCGCGAAGTGAAGTCGCGGGTGTTGGGTGAGCTGGTGATGCTTGAACTGCAGAAGCTCGATGAAGTCGCCTACATCCGCTTTGCTTCGGTTTATCGCCGCTTCCAGGATCTCAACGAGTTCCGCGAGGAAATCGAGCGCCTGGCCCGCGAGCCGTCGAAAGACTGA
- the ribD gene encoding bifunctional diaminohydroxyphosphoribosylaminopyrimidine deaminase/5-amino-6-(5-phosphoribosylamino)uracil reductase RibD translates to MADLDQAYMARALELARKGIYSTHPNPRVGCVVVRDGQIVGEGWHVRAGEPHAEVHALRQAGELARGATAYVTLEPCSHHGRTPPCADALVAAGVGRVVAAMQDPNPQVAGRGLQRLADAGIAVQSGVLEAEARVLNAGFIKRMEQGLPFVRVKLAMSLDGRTAMASGESQWITGPEARSAVQRLRARASVVLTGADTVLADSARLTVRADELGLDPELTSLAVSRPPLRVLVDGRLRVPLSAPFFQAGPALVVTASVAGQDAYRGHELLALPGADGHVDLRQLLQDLASRGVNDVLVEAGPRLAGAFARAGLVDEYQIFIAAKFLGSNARPLLDWPLERMAEAPALKIVEMRAVGDDWRVIAVPSPSA, encoded by the coding sequence ATGGCCGACCTCGACCAGGCCTATATGGCCCGCGCCCTGGAACTGGCGCGCAAAGGCATTTACTCCACTCACCCGAACCCACGCGTGGGTTGTGTCGTCGTCCGTGACGGGCAGATCGTGGGCGAGGGTTGGCACGTTCGCGCTGGCGAGCCCCATGCCGAGGTTCACGCGCTGAGGCAGGCCGGCGAGTTGGCCCGTGGCGCCACCGCCTACGTCACCCTCGAGCCCTGCAGCCACCATGGCCGCACACCGCCTTGCGCCGATGCGCTGGTGGCGGCCGGTGTCGGGCGCGTGGTCGCGGCCATGCAGGACCCCAATCCACAGGTTGCCGGCCGTGGTCTCCAGCGTCTGGCGGACGCCGGCATCGCGGTGCAGAGCGGTGTGCTGGAGGCCGAGGCGCGGGTGTTGAACGCCGGGTTCATCAAACGCATGGAGCAGGGGCTGCCCTTCGTGCGGGTCAAGCTGGCCATGAGCCTGGACGGCCGTACCGCCATGGCCAGTGGCGAAAGCCAGTGGATCACCGGACCCGAAGCCCGCTCGGCCGTGCAGCGCCTGCGTGCCCGCGCCAGCGTGGTGCTGACGGGCGCCGACACCGTGCTCGCCGATTCTGCGCGTCTGACCGTGCGCGCGGACGAACTGGGCCTCGACCCTGAACTCACGTCCCTGGCCGTCAGCCGTCCGCCGCTGCGGGTGCTGGTGGACGGGCGCCTGCGGGTGCCGCTGTCGGCGCCTTTCTTCCAGGCCGGTCCGGCCCTGGTCGTCACCGCCAGTGTCGCCGGCCAGGACGCCTATCGGGGCCACGAGCTGCTGGCGCTGCCCGGAGCCGACGGCCATGTCGACCTGCGTCAGTTGCTGCAGGACCTGGCCAGCCGTGGCGTAAACGACGTGCTGGTGGAGGCCGGCCCGCGCCTCGCCGGGGCCTTCGCCCGTGCCGGGCTGGTGGATGAGTACCAGATTTTCATCGCCGCGAAGTTCCTCGGCTCCAATGCCCGGCCCTTGCTGGACTGGCCGCTGGAACGAATGGCCGAAGCGCCAGCGCTCAAGATCGTCGAAATGCGCGCCGTGGGTGACGACTGGCGCGTCATCGCCGTACCCAGCCCCTCTGCCTGA